CGTCACGCGCAGCCTGCATTGGGCCGGGCAGGGGATCGGCCCCTTTCGACAGATCCGGCGGCAGCCCGAGGTCGGCGCGCAGGTCCTGCTCGCCGAGCTGGAAGAGCGCGACGCGGTCGCTGGCCGATGCGAAGTCGCGACAGCGAAGTACGCCGCGCGCGGTCTCGACCATCAGCATCAGCGGCCGGCGAGCCGATCCGGCGGGCTCGAGCCGGTCCAGGACCGAGCTCATCGCCGCGACCTCGTCGGGCGACTCGACCTTGGGCAGGCAGAACCCTTCGACCAGCGGGTGCATCGCGGCGGCGACGTCGTCAGCCACCGACCCGGCGTTGACGCGGACCCACAGTCGCGGGCGCGGCGCGGCCGGATCGACATCGGCCAGCCATGACGCGAGGCAGTCCCGTGCGGCGTCCTTGCCCGACGCGGACACCGCATCCTCGAGGTCGGCAAGGACCGCATCGGGCCCGGCACTCAGCGACTTGTCAAGCTTGCGGCGCGAGTCGCCCGGGACATACATCCACGTCCGGACGTCGGAGATCCCCATCATCGCAGCGGACCCTAGCGGGCGCACCCGGCGGCAGCTCTCGTCACCCGCCGCCGCTACCGTCGCGCCATGGAGCAGCGCGTCAGCCTCATCACCCTCGGCGTCGAAGACCTGACACGCTCACGCGCGTTCTATGAGGCACTCGGCTGGCAGGGCCAGGAGGTCGAGGAGACCTTCTTCGTGCAGACCGGCGGCAGTGCCGTCGTGCTGTGGGACCGCGGCAAGCTCGCCGCCGACGCGGGAGTCCCCGATGCCGGCAGAGCCACGTTCGGCGGCATCGCGCTGGCCCACAACGTCCGCAGTCGCGAGGAGGTCGACGCGATCCTCGCCGCCGCCGACGCGGCGGGTGCCACAGTGACCAAGCCCGCGGCGGAGACCTTCTACGGCGGGTACGCCGGCTACTTCGCCGATCCCGACGGGCACCTGTGGGAGATCGCCCACAACCCCGGGTTCACCCTCGACGCGGACGGGTCGCTGACGCTGCCGGACTTCGGCGCCTGAGCCGACGTCACATCAGCGGGTCGGGAACCCCGTCGCGCAGGAAGCCGACCAGCAACTCGTTGACGACCTTCGGCTGCTCGATCGGCAGCCCGTGACTTCCGGGGATGACCGCGAGCCGCCCGTCGGGCAGCCGGTCGGCGACCTCGGCGCTGTGGGCGAGGGTGACCTCGTCGCGGTCGCCCTGCAGCACCAGCGTCGGCGCGGTCACGCTGGCGAGGTCAGCCAGGTCGATCTCCGGCTCACTGCCGAACATCGCAAGCAGCTTGTCGCGGACGACCGCAAAGTGCTCAGGGCCGTCGGGGGAGTACGGGTCGTACATTCCCCGCAGGAAGCCTTCGGCCTCCGGTGAGGCGATCATCGACAGCAACGTGCTGCCGGGCACCTTTCCCGAAGAGTTGAAGTACTGCCCGATCAGCACCATCCGGTCCACCAGGTCGGGGCGGCGCATCGCGACCAGCAACGCCACCACCGCCCCGTCGCTCCACCCGACGAGGTGCGCCGCACGGCCGACGACGTCGTCGAGGTAGGAGACGGTGTCCTCGGCCATGAGTCCGTAGGTGATCGGACCGTCGACGTCCGGCGTACGCCCGTGGCCGCGCCGCTCCGGCACGAACACCTGGAACCCGGCGGCCTCGAGGGCCGGCGCCTGCAGCAGCCACGAGTCGGCGCTGGCGAACCCGCCGTGCAGCAGTACGACGGGGTCGCCGTTGCTGCCGTGCACGGCGTGCCAGACGCGTTGCCCGCGGACGTCGAGGTAGCCGGTCTGCTGCGTCACGACTCCTTCCTATCCGCCTATCCGGCCGCGGCGTAGGTCGAGGTGCCGGCCTGCTGCGCGACGTCGACGCGTGCACCCACGCGCCGCGCGCCGGAGCCGCCGACCGCGTGGCCGTCGCGCCAGATCACGACGCCGTCACGGGCGAGGGTCGCGTGCCGGGAGTCGGTCGGGACCGACACGGTGCCGTGCTCACCGGGCGGTGAGTGCACGGTCATCACGAACTCGCCCGTGCGTGGCCGTCGCCACCGCACGCTGATCGGGCCGTGTGGGGTCGGGACCGTACCCTGCGCCCACCGCAGCCCGGCCGGCTGCGGCGACACCTGCCAGCTCGCGAAGCCGGGCGCGGCCGGGCTGACACCGAGCACGTACTCCGACAGCGCCGGTGTCGGGCCGGTCGACCATGCGTGGGCCATGCTGTCCGACACCGCGCCGAGACTGCCGCCCGCGGGCAGCCCGTCGAGCTGGATCCGCTCCCACTCCACACCGCCCGGGTCGTGGTCGACCATGTAGCCCCACTCCTGGCGGATCAGCCCGAGGGCAGCGCCCGCCCGGCCGGTGGCGAAGTCGGCGAGCACGTTGAAGCTGCCCATGTACGGCGAGATGTCGAGCTTGTACGCCGTCGGCGCCGGCCGCGCCGCCACCAGCGGACCGAACCGGGTGTGCAGCTTGCGGGCGAGCACCGCGAGGATCTGGCGAGCTCGGGACCTCCCGGGGATGCCGGCGAGGATCGCCGTCACGTTTGCGTCCTGGACGTAGTTGTCCCGCAGCGTGGTGCCGGCGTCGTAGACGTGTGTCCGCGGGTTCCACAGTTCACGGTTGACCGTCCGCTTCACGGCGAGCGCGGTGTGTCGCCAGGCGCTGGCATCCGTGTGGTCGCCGACCACGTGTGCCAGCTTCGCGGCGTCGTCCAGCGCGAGGACGTAGAGCGCGTTGACGTAGGTCAGCTCGCCGCTGATCATCTCGAGGTTCCACGACGCGTCGTCGGTGGCGTCGACCTTGACCAAACCGTCGGGCGCGGTCTGGGTCGCGTCCCAGCGCATCTGCCGGAGCACCGCTGCCCAGTGAGCGCGGACGAAGGCGGCGTCCGCGGTGAAGCGGAAGTAGTTGTAGACCGCCGGGATCACGGCGAGTGAGTAGCTCGTCGACCAGGTGACGCAGCCGTCGTCGAGCACCAGCGGGTTCGGGCTGCACGCGCCGGGCAGCGGTCCGGGCAGCGCCATCAGTCCGGCGGCCGGGGTGACGAAGCTCGAGGCCGAGGCCGGATGGTCGAGGAACAGTGCGTCGGAGTCGCGGGCGTACACCGGATCGCTGACGTAGTAGTCCGTCAGGTCGGAGATCATGTGGTCCCCGCTCCACACCGCGCGGTCCCGCTTCGCGCCGTCGAGAAGCAGATGGCGGCGGTTGACCTGACCGAGTGCGACCCGGGTGCCCGGCGTCAGCTGGTTGATGTTGAGCGTGTACGCCCCGGCGTACCAGATGCGGTTGAGCAGATCGTCGCTGGACAGGAAGTGTCCGCGCATCCGGCTCGGGGTCTCCCGCAGTGGAGTGAACCGGATGCCGGCGCTGCGTAGCGTGACCGATCCCGGCGTCGCCAACGTCAGTCGTTCATAGCGTTCCCCGCCCTGCACGAGGGTGCCCTCGACCACCCCGGGCGACAGGATCGGGAACACGTCGCTGCGGGCGATGTCGCCGGCTTGGAAGAGGTCGACGCTCGTCGCGCTGTCGACGCCGAGGTTGCGCAACGTCTCGGAGTACGTCGCGCCGATCGAGGTCCCGGACGTCCTGGTGACGTCGAAGGTCGGGTAGCCGCCGACATCCTTGCCGTAGTCGAGCAGCAGCGACGGGGCCGGCCCGCCGACCCGGTAGGTGAGCGTCGTCGCGTCCGCGGTCGTGGGCGTCGTGAGCGCGAGCGGGTCGCTCACCTGACCGCTGACCGACGCGATCGCAACCGGTGCGACCTGTGCCGAGCGCGGTGCCTCGTCGTAGCGACGCCACCCCGGGTCCGTGGGGACCGGCGTCTGCGACAACGCGGCTGCGGTCGGGTACGCCGGGCGGTCGGTCGAGACCGGCCGTGCGGTCGCGGGACTGACCGTGGCGGTGGCGACGGCAGCAGCTGCCGCCAGCAACCCGACGAGGGGCGATCGGCGCACCCGCGAGAGTCTGCCGCAGCGTCCGGTCCGCCCGGTCACGGGGCCGTCACGTCACGGCGACGCGCTGGAACCTAGCGCGGGCGCACCGTGACGGTGACGGTCGCACCGTGCCGATCGCTGACCAGCGTCAGCCGCTGTGCTCCTGGGCGCGAGGTGACGTGTGCGCCCGAGACGTCGGCGCGGTATCCGTTGCGGTAGACGAAACGCGGCACGAAGACGACCGTCGCCGTACCCTTCGCGAGCGTCGCGCCGGGCACCGCGGTCGCGGCGTAGGACAACGTCATCGTCCGGCTGGTCCGGTCGTAGCGGTACCCGCCCGGCGTCCCTGCGATCGCCTGCGGATACGGCACCTCGAACGCGCCCAGCTTCGCCGTCTTGACGTTCGCGAGGCTGCCGGGTCTCGCGTCGTCGCGCAGCAGGCCCTGCCCGGGACAGTTCGCGGGGTCGTCCTTCGCTGCGTAGTACATCCATGCCATCCACGAGGTGTACCGCTCGTCGGCGGCATCGACCATCGCGGCGTTGTCGTCGGTCGCGTCGTTGCAGGAGAACTCGCCGAGGATCGCCGGGACGTCATGACGGGCCGCGAACGACTCGAAGCTGCCGATGCCGTGCCGCTCGAGCGGCTGGCAGGCGGCGTCCGTCGGCTGGACCGCGGTCGCGTCCTGCGTGAGCGGGCAGTAGTAGTGGAAGCTGAACGCCGTCTGCGGGTCGCCGAACCGCGGCAGCGACGGCTGGGCGAGACCGTTCTGCGCGACCCCCTCCGGGAAGATCACGTGGCGGTCGCCGGTCGACCGGATCGCTTTGATGACCCGCCGGTAGAACGCCGCGAGGGGACCGGACTCGAATGCCGGACAGGGTACGAACGGGGCGCACAGTGACTTGGTCCCGGCGTACGGCTCGTTGAACGGGTCGAGTCCGATCAGTGACGGTGCGGCGGGGCTCGCGTCGATCAGCCGTACGACGTGGCGCCACGCGGCAACGAAACGGGTCTGGATGCCGACACCGCCCGGGCCCGGCCGGTTGTCCCAGAACGCCTGGAAGTCCGACAGCAGGTTGTTGCCGAGCGTCGCCCACCGCGGGGCGCCGTCACCGCCGGCCGACGCCGACCAGGCGTCCTGGTGGAAGTCGACGAGGGCATGGATCCGGTGCGCTGCGAGCAGGTCCGCGAACCTGATGAACGTGCGGAGGTAGCGGTCGTCGTAGACCCCGGGCCGCGGCTCGACCGCTGACCAGATGAGTCCGATTCGTACGCCGGTGAACCCGTTGCGCACCAGGAAGTCGGCGTCTTTCGCCGTGAAGTGCGACGGGTAGAACGGCGCGGTCTTGCGGATGATGTCGAACCCGTGCAGCTCGACGACGCGACCTTGTCGGTCGACCAGCCACGAGTCGACCCGCGAGATGTCGGTGCGTGCACCCGGCGAGCGCCGCGCCGCGGTGGCGAGGCTCGGGACCGCGGTGGGCAGCAGCAGTGCGAGGACCGCCCCCAGCGCCAGGCGGGCTGGCCAGGTCGCGCGACGCACCCGGCAAGTCAACACCGGTTGTGGTCCGCGGTCGCGCGATGACCAAAGATGTTTCCCATGAGCGAGATGCGCGTCGTTGCCCTCGGAGTCCACGTTCTCGACGTGCTGGTCCGTCCGGTCGAGTCGATCCCGGAAGGCCAGGGCGGCGCGATCGTCGAGGAGATCCGGATGACCGGCGCGGGCACGGCAGGCGGCACCGCGATCACCCTCGCCAAGCTCGGCGCCGTCGTGCGGTCCGCCGGCGCGATCGGCAACGACCCGCTGGGCGACGCGCTGCTGCGACTGCTCACCGCGGCCGGCGTCGACGTGTCGAACCTCCTGCGGCGCGACGACGTCCAGACCTCCTCCAGCGTGCTGCCGATCCGCCCGGACGGCTCCCGGCCGGCGTTCCATGTGATCGGCGCGAACGGGACCTATCTCGCCGACGACGCGCCCTGGGAGGTGATCGCGGACTCGACCCATCTCCACCTCGGCGGTCCGGAGTTCATGGGCGGCGAGGAGGCGGCGCGCATCCTGTCGTTCGCCCGCGAGCACGGCGTCGTCACGTCGGCCGACTTCCTGGCACCGGGCGAGCAGCTGCGCGACCTGGTCGACTGGGTGGCGCCGATCTTCCCGCTGGTGGACTACCTGTTGCCCAACGACGAGCAGGTCCGGGGGCTGACCGGGCTGGAGTCGGTGGCGCAGGGTTGCCAGGCCCTGGTCGGACGCGGGATCGGGTGCGTCGCCGCGACGGTCGGCGCCGATGGGGCCGTCGTCGCGACCTCGGACGGCGTCGAGCGGGTGCCGGCGTACACCGTCCCGGTCGTCGACACCACCGGCTGTGGCGACGCGTTCTCCGCAGGGTTCCTGCGCGGTCTGTCCCTCGGTCGTGACGTCGCCGCGGCAGCGGCGCTCGGCTGCGCCACGGCGGGCCTAGTGGCCCAGGGGCTGGGCACCGACTACGGCGAGTTCGACCTGGCAACCGCCGACGCCCTCGTCGCCGAAGCCTGACGCGCCCTCACAACCGCGCGAGGACCTCCTCGGCGGCGCGGTAGCCCGAGGAGATCGCACCGTCCATGTAGCCGTTCCAGTACGTCGCGGTCTCGGTGCCGGCCCAGTGCGTGCGCAGGAACGGCGTGGTCAGGTGCGGCAGGAACTCGGTGACGACGCCGGGGGCGACCACGGACACCGGGCAGCCGCGTGACCACTGCTCGGCGGTCCAGTCGTGCTCGAAGTAGGCGATCGGCTCGCGCGCGCGCTCGCCGAACGCCTGGGCGAAGTCGTTCAGCGCGCCGCGACGGCGCCCGACCGGGTCGTTGACGTACTTCCGCCACGAGTGCCCGCCGTGAAAGCCCATCAGCACGCCGGGCGTGCCGGACGTCGGCGTGTTGTCGAACATCTCCGGTACGACGCCGCCGACCTTCAGCGCCATCCAGACGCCCGGGTCCTCGCGCCACCACGGCTTGTCGTAGACGGCGTGGATCTTCATCAGGGTGCCGAGGGTCATCCGCCGCCGCATCGCGTCCTGCACCGCAGGCATCAGCGGATGCCAGACGATGTCGGCGGCCAGCGACGGGGGAGTCGCGACGATGACGTGCTTGCCCTTCCACATGCCCGCGTCGGAGTGGACCGTCACCGAGGTCTTGTCCTGGTCGATGCGGCGTACCGGCGCGTTGAGCACGACCCGTCCGTCGAGGCGGCGGGCGGCCTCGATCGAGATGCGCTGGCTGCCCCCGACGATCCGGCTGTCCTGGGCGCCGCCCTTGCTGGAGATGCCCCGCTCGATCGTGCCGGGCGTCGTGCGGTTGCCGAACCCGGCGACCTGGGCGATCACGTACAGCGCCGACACCTCGGCGGCGGTGCCGCCGTAGGCCGAGTCGAAGAACAGGTCGACCAGCTCGATCGCGGTGTTCGGGTCGACCGCCATCGACCGGACGAGGCTTTCGGCGCTCTGCCGGTCCATCTCCTCGGCCTTGCTCCACCTCCACGGCGCCTCGACGGGGACGTTCGCGGCGTACTGGTCGAGCGTGGTCACGAGCTGGACGAGGTCGACGATGCCGGTCACGCCCGCCGAGGGCAGGTCACCGGAGTACGTCGAGCGGTGGCCCTTCCCGTCGATGTAGACGCTGTCGAGGTCGAGGTAGGCCGGATAGGTCTTCAACCCGAGGTCGCGGATCAGGCCGAGCGCGTAGTCCTGGGTCGGGCCGACGAACTCCCCGCCGACCTCGACCGTCTCGCCGTGGGGGAGCGGGTGGTTCAGGGTTCGCCCGCCGACCCGGTCGCGCGCTTCGAGCACGACCGCCGAGTGTCCCGCCGCGACGACTCGACGGGCGGCCGCGAGCCCGGCGAGGCCGGCGCCGACGACCACGACGTCGGCGCTGCGCGCGCGGGGAGCGGTGACCGCGGCGGCGGCCGCACCGGGCAGCAGCACCGCGCCGCCCGCGGCCGCGGCACCGCCGGCGAGGAGCTGGCGGCGTGACAGCGGTGGGTTGCTCATCTGGTGGCTGCCTTCAGCTCGGCGAGTGAGTCGCGGACCAGCGCGCCGTAGGAGCGCTTCTCGCCCTTCGCGATCCAACGTTCGAACGCGACCTTGAACACGGCGACGCCGGTCTCGGCAGCCAGTGACGCCGCCGGCTCGTCGATCCCGCGCTGCCGGAGCGCTTCGGCGAACGCGCTCGCCAGGTGGCTGAGCTTGATCAGCTCACGTTCCTGCAGCTCGGCGTGGGCGGTGATCACCTGATGGCGCACCCGCGCCAGGTCCCGCGGGGCGAAGATGTCGTCGGCGTGCTCCACGGCCATGACGATCTGGTCCAGCGGCGAGGCCGACGGATCGGTCTTGGCCAGCTCCTCGAGCAGCAGCGCCTGCAGGATCGGCGACCCCGCGAACAACACCTCACGCTTGTCGGCGAAGTAGCGGAAGAACGTGCGTTCGGTCAGCCCGGCGCGCTCGGCGATCTCAGCGACGGTGGTCTTCTCGTAGCCGTGGTCGCGATAGAGCTCGAGCGCCGCGCGCTGGAGGCGTCCCATCGCGTCCGGCTCCCACCGCCCCATGGCGGCAGAGTCTAGGTGATGACAGATCCTGACATCAGGTGTAACGTTCGATGTCAGCGACTGACATCAATAGAGGACATCACATGCGCATCTTCATGACGGGGGCCTCCGGCTGGATCGGCTCGCCGACCACGAGCCGTCTGGTCGCCGCCGGTCACGAGGTAGTCGGCCTCGCCCGAAGCGACACCGCCGCCGCGGCGATCGAGGCGGTGGGAGCTACGCCGGTCCGCGGCGACATCGAGGACCTCGATCTGCTGCGTGCCCAGGCCGCCGAGACCGACGGCGTAGTGCACCTGGCGTTCCGGCACGACGTCGCCTTCACCGGCGACTTCCTGGCCGCGGCCACGAGTGACCGCGCCGCCATCGAGGCCTTCGGTGACGCGCTGGGAGGCAGCGGCAAGCCGCTCGTCATCGCCTCGGGGACGCTGGGGCTCACGCCGGGCGCCGTCGCGACCGAGCGTGACCGGCCGGGCGCCGACTCCAACCCGCGGGCTGCCAGTGCGGCCGCCACTTTGGAGCTGGCCAACCGCGACGTCCGATCGGTGGTGATCCGGTTCGCACCCACGGTCCACGGGGCCGGCGACCACGGGTTCATGGCGACGCTTGTTGCCATCGCGCGGGAGACGGGTGTCTCGGGCTATCCCGGCGCCGGCACGAGCCGCTGGCCCGCGGTCCACGTGTCCGACGCGGCTGAGCTCGTCAGCCGGGCCGTCGTCGCCGCGCCGGCCGGTTCGGTGCTCCACGCGACCGCGGAGACCGCCGTCACCACCAAGGCGATCGCGACGGCCATCGGGGCCCAGCTCGACGTACCGGTGGAGTCCATTCCCGCCGAGCGTGCCGCGCACTTCAGGTTCCTGGCCCCGTTGTTCGGCATGGACTCGCCGGCGTCGAGTGAGCTCACCCGCGAGCTGCTGGACTGGCACCCGACCGGCCCGACGTTGCTCGACGACCTCACCGCCGGTCGCTACACCTGAGCCGACGCGGGCTCCCGGCCGGAGGGCCGGGACTAGCTGGTGGTGCGGCGGGTGCGGGCGGTGGACGTCGGTCGGGTCGCGGCGCGGGCCGTCGTACGACGGCGCAGCGTCGCCGCCACCTCGCCGTCTCGCAGCTGGATCCGTCGCTTCGCGGCGCTCGCCACCTCCTCGGAGTGCGTCGCGAGGATGATGGTGACCCCGGTGTCGACCAACCCGGCGAGCAGCGCCATCACCTCGGCTGCCGTCGCCGAGTCGAGGTTGCCGGTCGGCTCGTCGGCGATGACCACGCGCGGCCGGTTGGCCAGCGCTCGGGCGATCGCGACGCGCTGCTGCTCGCCGCCGGACAGCCGGGATGGCAGGTGGTGCACCCGGTCGGCCAGCCCGACCTGGGTCAGCAGCTCGCGTGCCCGGTCGAGCCGCTCGGGGCGGGAGACGCCGCGCGGCACCATCGCGAGCGCGACGTTCTCCTCGGCGGTCAGCGTGGGGATGAGGTTGAAGTGCTGGAAGACGAACCCGATCTCCTCGCTGCGCAGCCGGGTGAGCTCGGCGTCGGACTCGCGGGAGAGCTCACGGCCGTCGAAGCGGATCGAGCCGCGGGTCGGCACGTCCAGCGCGCCGAGCAGCTGCAACAGCGTCGACTTGCCCGATCCGCTCGGCCCTTCCAGTGCGACCAGTTCGCCGGCGAAGATCTCGAGGGAGATCGAGCGGATCGCCTCGACCGTCACGCCACCCTTGGCGTAGGCACGGCCGACGCCGTCGAGCACGTAGAGCGGCGCCGCTGCGACCGCGGTGGTGGCGCTCATCCGAGGTCCCGCAGGGCAGTCGCCGGGGCGAGCCGTGCGGCTCGCCAGCCGCCGAGGGCGCCGGCTAAGGCGCCGCCGATCAGAGCTCCCAGGAAGCCGAGGACGACGGAGGTCAGCTCGATGGGTGCGGTCAGCGCCACGGAGCCCGTGCTCGATCCGCTGGTCGACTGACCGAACAGCGCGCTCGCGGCTGACGCCCCGACGCTCAGGCCGCTGCTGGTCACCGACAGGCTCGGGCCGACGGCGTCGATCAGGCCGCAGATTCCCGCGCCCAGCGCGATGCCGATCACGCCGCCGAGCACTCCGATCCCGATCGTCTCGGCAAGGATCTGGCGCACGACCAGACCGCGAGACCAGCCCATCGCGCGCAGCGATCCGATCTCGCGGACCCGCTTGGTGATGTTCGACAACGTGAGCAGCACGGCGATCGCGAAGCCCGCCAGCAGGACCACGATGGCCAGCGCCGCACCGAGGTCGTCGGCGAGCTTGTGCGCGTTGGCGAGGCTGCCGCTGACCTGGTCGGCGAGGTCTTTCGAGGTGAGGACCTGCGCGCCGGGCAGGGCCTTGTGGATCGCCGCCGCCACCGCGGAGACCTGGCCCGCGTCCTTGACCGAGACCAGCACCTCGTTGACCCGTCCGGCGCTCGACGACAGCTTCTGCAACGTGGGCAGGTCGAAGTAGAGGTCGGCGACGTTGCCCGTCAGGGTCGGCGACACCAGGCCGACCACGCGATAGGAGGCGGCGTTGATCTTCACCTGCTGACCGACCGCGATCTTGTGGGTGTTGGCGTAGGCGGTGTTGACCAGCACCTCGTCGGCGGCGTGCCCGTCGTACCAGTGGCCCTTGGTGACCTGGCTGCGGGTCACCAGCCCGGAGGTCGGGCTGGCGGGGTCGACGCCGGCGACGGAGTACGTCGTGGTCTTCGTGTCGGTCGACGGCGGGTTCACGACCTGGTGGATGGTCTCGGCCGGGACGACAACGGTCGTGTAGTAGGCGCGGTCCTGGGCGGGCAGGCAGCTCGCGATGACGTCGCTGCTGGCCTTCAGGTGGCTGGTCTTCGACGCTGCTGCGGAGTGCTGGACGCAGGCGAGCGTGCTCTCGAGCTGCGCCACTGTGAAGGAGCTCGGCTTGGCGGCGGTCTTGACGGTCTGCGCCGTCGTGGTGAGCGAGGCCACGATCTTGGGAACCGTGCCGGTCTCGTGGACCGCCGACACCGACAGCGCTCCGACGGCGGAGGTGACGCCGGAGATGTGCGAGACGGCGGAGATGGCCTGGCTCGGGAACGTGATGAGGGTGCCCTGCACGAAGAAGTCGTGAGTGAACTTCGTTCCCGGCGGACCGAGCTTGGCCAGGTCGGTGATCACCGACGAGTTCGCCTGGATCAGTGCCGACTGGTCGGAGGAGTCGAGCTTCGATGCCTCGGCCACCAGGCCTTTGCCGGCGCCGGCGCCGAAGAAGCCGGAGGCGTCGGAGCCGCTCGTGCTGGCCGCCGGTTGCGACGAGGCCGACGCGGACGTCGTCGCGGCGACCGTCCGGGTCACGATCAGGTCAGTGCCCACCGACGACAGCGGCGACAGGACCTTGTTCTGTGCCCGGGAGACGCCGGTGGACACGCCGATGATGGCCATGACCAGGCCGACGCCGGCGGCGAGGCCGAGGGCCGTCACGACGGTCCGGCCGAGGCGGTGCCTCAGCTCCCGCCACATGTAGCTCAGTGCCACGAGTTGCCCGCCCTTCACGCCGGCGTTGCCGGCTCCCGCTGTGAGGTGTCCCGAATCGGGCTCAACCACCACGAACGGTATCGATCAGCGGGACTCGCCTCTACGACGCAAATGCGTCAATTCCCTTTAGTCACAAGGGCTGCGATGCCTAGTCCGAAGTGACTACCGGTTCGGCGACACCGGCAGCGTGATGGTCGTCCCGCCGTCGCCGAGCCGGACGGTGTTCGTCGCCGGCAACAGCGGCTCGATGTCGACGTCGGTCGGGTTCGACAGGCTCACCCGGAACACCCCTGGCAGGGCGTTGGGCATGTTGTACGACGTCAACCGGACCTGGAGCCGGTGGCCGGGCGCGAACCGGTACGCCGTCGGCGCGACCGCGATCTGGTAGCGGATGAAGGTCCCCGGCGTGATGTCGTGCGGGTCGTCGAGGGTCTGCACCGGCTCGATCCGGGTGCTCGCGCGTGCCAGCCGGCGCATCGAGGCGCGCAGCTGCCCCTCGGTCACGATCGACTCGGTGCCGTCGGGCGCGACGTCGGAGATCTTGACGAACCAGTCGGTGTCGGCCGCGCTCGACGCCGCGACGAGGTGCATCGCGATCGGGCCGTCGAGGGTCAACGCGCGCGAGAGCACCGGCGTACGCCACGTGATGCCCTGGTTGTCCTCGAGCCGCTGGTCCAGCGGCAGGTACGGCGAGATCGCGACCGTCCCCTGCTCGTCGAGTGCCATCGACAGTCCCGCGGTCGGGTTGCTGACGAAGCTCTCGGACGTGCGACGCGACGGCCGGGTCGAGATCGCTCCGGCACCCAGATGCATCGTCGTGAACCGGGTCGACCGCAGCGGCCAACGCGTCCCGTCGACGTAGCGGTCGAGCTGCTGGACGTAGACGCGCACTCGCGGCGGCGGCGGCACCGCCCGGTCGCCGTTGAGGTAACGGTCGAAGAAGGCGATCTCGAGAGTCGTCAGGTCGTCGGGGTTCGGCGGGTCGAGGGTGGGCGCGAACTCGTTGCCGCAGCCCTTGTGCGTGCACGGGTCGATGTGGACGAAGGTCGGTGCGCTGCGCCGCTCGAGCGCCTCGTACATCCGCAGGTCGCCCGCCTCGAACGCGTCCCGCCAGCCGTCGAACACGTACACCGGGACGTGGATCCGGCCGACGTGCGTGATCGGCGAACGTGCCTTGTAGAACGCGTCGTCGGTGTTGTGCGCGAGATAGTCCAGCGCGACCGTCCGTCCGCTCGCCTGGTCGAGCTTCGCGCCGATCGTGCCCGGCAGCATTTGCGGCGCGGTGTTGGGCGTCACCAGTCCGGGCGCGCCCTGGACGGCGAGGTACTGCGCATCGAAGGACAGCGACAGGATCCCGCCCGGATAGGCAGCGTCGTTGTACAGATCCGCGAGTGCCTCGTCGGGAGCGATCGCGGCCAGATGCGGCGGGTCCTGCTCGGCGACGAGGTACTGCATGATCCCGAGGTAGGAGCCGCCCGACATCCCGACTTTGCCCGTCGACCACGGCTGGGTGCCGAGCCACTCGACGACGTCGTACCCGTCCTTCGCCTGCCGCGGCGAGAAGTAGTTGCCGTCGAGGTTGCCCCCGCTGCCACCCGTCCCTCGTACGTCGACGACAGCGAGGACGAAGCCGGCCTTGTTGAACGGGCCGGGCACGTCGCAGCCGCACTCGGCGTCGCGGCCGTACGGCGTCATGTCGAGCACCACCGGGAACCTGCCGGGCGCGATCGACGAGCCGTTGGTCGACGGGAAGCTGATGGTGGCGCCGAGCTGGACGCCGTCGTCCATCCGGATGAACCGCTGGATCGTGTACGTCTTCGGGTACGACGCCGGCGTGGCGGCAGCCCGCGAGACCGCGG
This is a stretch of genomic DNA from Mycobacteriales bacterium. It encodes these proteins:
- a CDS encoding FtsX-like permease family protein → MVEPDSGHLTAGAGNAGVKGGQLVALSYMWRELRHRLGRTVVTALGLAAGVGLVMAIIGVSTGVSRAQNKVLSPLSSVGTDLIVTRTVAATTSASASSQPAASTSGSDASGFFGAGAGKGLVAEASKLDSSDQSALIQANSSVITDLAKLGPPGTKFTHDFFVQGTLITFPSQAISAVSHISGVTSAVGALSVSAVHETGTVPKIVASLTTTAQTVKTAAKPSSFTVAQLESTLACVQHSAAASKTSHLKASSDVIASCLPAQDRAYYTTVVVPAETIHQVVNPPSTDTKTTTYSVAGVDPASPTSGLVTRSQVTKGHWYDGHAADEVLVNTAYANTHKIAVGQQVKINAASYRVVGLVSPTLTGNVADLYFDLPTLQKLSSSAGRVNEVLVSVKDAGQVSAVAAAIHKALPGAQVLTSKDLADQVSGSLANAHKLADDLGAALAIVVLLAGFAIAVLLTLSNITKRVREIGSLRAMGWSRGLVVRQILAETIGIGVLGGVIGIALGAGICGLIDAVGPSLSVTSSGLSVGASAASALFGQSTSGSSTGSVALTAPIELTSVVLGFLGALIGGALAGALGGWRAARLAPATALRDLG
- a CDS encoding CocE/NonD family hydrolase codes for the protein MTSRRIALAVTALAAALLAAPAVSRAAATPASYPKTYTIQRFIRMDDGVQLGATISFPSTNGSSIAPGRFPVVLDMTPYGRDAECGCDVPGPFNKAGFVLAVVDVRGTGGSGGNLDGNYFSPRQAKDGYDVVEWLGTQPWSTGKVGMSGGSYLGIMQYLVAEQDPPHLAAIAPDEALADLYNDAAYPGGILSLSFDAQYLAVQGAPGLVTPNTAPQMLPGTIGAKLDQASGRTVALDYLAHNTDDAFYKARSPITHVGRIHVPVYVFDGWRDAFEAGDLRMYEALERRSAPTFVHIDPCTHKGCGNEFAPTLDPPNPDDLTTLEIAFFDRYLNGDRAVPPPPRVRVYVQQLDRYVDGTRWPLRSTRFTTMHLGAGAISTRPSRRTSESFVSNPTAGLSMALDEQGTVAISPYLPLDQRLEDNQGITWRTPVLSRALTLDGPIAMHLVAASSAADTDWFVKISDVAPDGTESIVTEGQLRASMRRLARASTRIEPVQTLDDPHDITPGTFIRYQIAVAPTAYRFAPGHRLQVRLTSYNMPNALPGVFRVSLSNPTDVDIEPLLPATNTVRLGDGGTTITLPVSPNR